In Deltaproteobacteria bacterium, one DNA window encodes the following:
- a CDS encoding PBS lyase, which produces MRRPTEMPVGSCSCGAVFACDITGHNLGTAMIEALMFACNMDWDLAWSLLPGDDYIEERVEKYDLENHLIVPGGFLESRAIRGVLFFIRMHEDIREVTQEGVQRAVSAGKSEPPRKASGRPKTKAFTKQEIEGLVERYETETLLTAAREDKRIIRDLQRLLYTGDELLRMRAADMLGRAAAAIAEDDPNAVSNLLQRLFSALTDTAASSWGALDAIGEIIRNRPAVFSGYVPHLFNFVTDAQLRPRVLWSLGRIAEAKPDILKSKARRFFPMLRDPDPMTRAYAAWILGLLGYADAREELERLRNETTVVRRYDDGRFSNFTVGQMASQALEGL; this is translated from the coding sequence ATGAGACGACCGACTGAAATGCCGGTCGGATCCTGCTCTTGCGGGGCCGTGTTCGCATGCGACATAACCGGCCATAATCTCGGGACCGCGATGATCGAAGCACTGATGTTCGCATGCAACATGGACTGGGATCTGGCCTGGAGCCTGCTGCCCGGGGACGACTACATTGAAGAGCGAGTGGAGAAATACGATCTGGAAAATCATTTGATCGTTCCCGGCGGGTTTTTGGAAAGCCGCGCCATCCGTGGCGTATTGTTTTTTATCCGTATGCATGAGGACATCCGGGAGGTAACTCAAGAGGGCGTACAACGGGCCGTGAGCGCCGGCAAAAGCGAACCGCCGCGGAAAGCCTCCGGGCGACCGAAGACGAAAGCCTTCACGAAACAGGAAATTGAAGGTCTTGTGGAGCGATACGAGACCGAAACATTGCTGACCGCGGCCCGCGAGGATAAACGGATCATAAGAGATCTTCAGCGTTTGCTCTATACGGGAGACGAACTCCTCCGCATGCGAGCAGCGGACATGCTGGGCAGGGCGGCGGCGGCGATCGCAGAGGACGACCCCAATGCCGTGTCCAACCTGCTTCAGAGGCTCTTCAGCGCTCTGACGGATACGGCGGCGTCCTCCTGGGGCGCTTTGGACGCCATTGGAGAGATTATCCGAAACCGGCCGGCAGTGTTTTCGGGCTACGTTCCACATCTGTTCAATTTCGTCACGGATGCTCAACTCAGGCCCAGAGTGCTCTGGAGTCTGGGACGAATTGCCGAGGCAAAACCGGATATTTTGAAAAGTAAAGCCCGGCGCTTCTTTCCCATGCTTCGTGACCCGGACCCGATGACGCGCGCCTATGCCGCATGGATCTTGGGGCTGTTGGGATATGCGGACGCTAGAGAGGAACTCGAACGTCTACGGAATGAGACGACCGTTGTCCGCAGATATGACGACGGACGGTTCTCCAACTTCACCGTGGGCCAAATGGCGTCTCAGGCCCTGGAAGGATTGTGA